From the Chanos chanos chromosome 7, fChaCha1.1, whole genome shotgun sequence genome, the window TGTAGTTCACTTTTATTCTagctgtctctgtgctttgtTATTTCCCCAAATGTTTGGGTAAACAGCTTTTTCGGGACAGCTTTCCCCGCCATCCTTTCCCACAGGCGTAGCTGCCTTGGGCAGTTTTTGACTGAGCTCAGTTATATCACAGTGGAGTCACCACAGGCTTGATGACTAAGTGAAGTGGGGAATCAGGTGTGGTAGAGTTGGGCTAAGGACAGGAATGCCCTTAGGAACCAtcaaggatttaaaaaaaaagtgccacaTTCTATGCTCATTGCTGTGTAGTCAAGTATGCAAATCAGAAAAGGTGAAAAATTATGCCTTAATGTTTGCAACACTGATAACGTGTTTTAAGTCTGCCTGCCAAAATTGTTTGTATGTCTCAGAATTTGTGCTCAGTGTTTTGAGTGAGGAATTCGAGTGGAACAGCCTCCTCACTGTCCGCATCTTGTTGACTTAGCAAGTGATATGATGACTGAGATGAGCTGTCAAGAGTGAATCAGAGGAATAACATCCAACAACAAGCTTGGCAAAgcagagaacaaatgaaaaatgaaaaatgaaaaatgaataaataactaaaagttaaaaatgaaaaagaaacagcagcagcaacaacgacaacgacaacgacaacgacaacaacaacaacaacaacaacaataataataatcgtcATCATCACTGTTGTCATTGTCAacatcatcctcctcatcctcctcgcCCTCCTCACTGTGATGGTAATACACGTACAATTTGTACCGCAGTGCTGTTATGGCGGCGTGCGGTGAAGGTAGTTACTGAGTTACTGATAGGCGAGTTACAGTCCTCTTCACTGAGATGACAAGAAGTGAGAGGGAGCGATTTGCAGGAGCAAAATGAGTGACAGGAATTTACAAATATGTGATAACATGAGCACAGCTTGGCGTAAGTTGGCGGCAGGTTTTCCTGCCCTGCTGCTccacaacttttctttttttttttttttcctccctgttttGCCGGTATGTTCCTTCAAATCATGCCAAAAGATTCAGTAAACTTGTGCGGTGTctatttgattgacaggttaCCAGTCACAgcttcagttttatttatttatttatttttcaggttttctttCTGGTTTTGGCTGGTATGTTACTGCGGATCCAGCGCACAGCACCGTTCAGATTGCTTCAAGTAGCAAACATCCATCTACCTATTGATTTGACGGGATCACAATAAATCGTTATTCTGACGTAGGCGTAAGCCTGTGTCACTATgcacatatataatatatgttcATAACTctaaagaataaaacatttgggGATGATGAATCAAATCATTCAATGTCATACAAATGGAAATGttatcttttttgtgtgtgaaatatacATTTCTAGAGACTTGCTGTGAGGGAAGGAAATGTGTAAACCGTTAATTTAACAGGATTACACCCTCACAGTGCCGTCTTTCTGCTTGACGGGGAGAGGGTACAAAATGGGATGAAAacagtgtttgcttttctttggaGGCTAAACTAAattctttaccaaaaaaaaaaatttgaccATAGATAACAAAATCAATATGTCTCAAGATTTAATGTAATGACTTAGAGCCAATACATGAAGCGCTGAAAGTAATTTGAACAGTGTCCAAAGTGGCAATTTTGATTCAGTTGAAGACAAGTCTCATCTAATACCAGGTGGTAATCAGCGTTCTGTAAGAAAAATTGACGCGCCTCTCAGTAAACACAGATTATGTCCCTTCCCGTGTCAAGTGTTATGCAATGACTCAAGCCACACGACTGTTTCTTTAGCAGAGGAACTGCTTCTGAATGTTAATGAAGCACTTAATGCTGAGAGATACTGACTAGGTTTGAAGATGTGGCAAAATGTATCTGTCTTATAGGGAGACCACAAATGCAGAAATATTTTATGATATTGAATTAATGTTTGGTGTTAAATTCtcaagatgaaatgaaatatttcagtcatatGTTTCTCATGAAAGTCTGGTGCAAGTTCAAAAAATTTCTAGTTAAGCAAGATggatttattattttgttatgcaatatatatatattttttactttCCTTCGCTCCATCAATCTGTAATGTTCTTCATTATCTTTTccctttgttgtgttttttttttttttccaggtcacGACGTtggcaaaacacaacaaatggaTCTACTGAATTGCTCCACTCTAGAGCTAACAGGGTTCCTGGTCAGCAGGATGAGCCCCGGGAAGATTCTGCTCTCCCTGACACTCTCACTCCTGGCAGTGGCTACCACAGCTATCAACTCTCTGGTCATCACAGCCATCCTGGTTACCCGCAAGCTTCACCAGCCGGCTAACTACCTCATCTGCTCCCTGGCCGTGACCGATCTCTTAGTGGCTGTTCTGGTGATGCCGGTGAGTATAGTCTATATAGCTGAGGAGACGTGGGTCCTGGGTCCCTCCATGTGTCATCTTTGGCTGGGGGTGGATGTGACTTGCTGCACCTGTTCCATCTTACACCTGGCTGCTATCGCCCTGGATCGGTACCGCGCTATCACGGATGCCGTTGCCTACTCCCAGAAACGCACTTATCGCCGGGCCGCGTTCACCATCGTGGCCGTGTGGGTGCTGTCGATTTTGGTGTCTCTTCCGCCTCTGGTGTGGAGGAGGCCACCCAGTGGACATGACGGGGAAGACGGCGTGATGGATTGCCTGATCGAACACGACCACGTGGCCTTCACCGTCTACTCCACCTTTGGCGCTTTCTACATCCCCCTGGCTCTCATCCTGGTGCTCTACTACAAGATCTACCGCGCGGCTGAGATGCTGCGCAACAGGAGAGGGAGCCACCGATCCGTCCATCACACGGTGAGCACGGTCACGTTGCCCGAGGTAGACTCGGAGAAGGACACTCCTTTGAGCCCGGGTCCGCTCAGCCCCACCAGCCCGACCGAGAAGTCCATCTCCGAACCGTCCACGGACGGGGACAAGATCCGGATCACCGCCCAAAACCTGAGGTCCTTCAAGGCCCGCCGAGCCCCGGGGGCCAGGGAGAGGAGGGCGGCTCTCACTCTGGGGCTCATTCTGGGGGCGTTCATTGTGTGCTGGCTCCCCTTTTTCCTGAAGGAGGTGATCGTTAACTCCTGCCCCTCATGCAGCACCAGTGCCTTGCTGGCTGACATCCTTACTTGGCTTGGCTACATGAACTCCCTTATAAACCCTCTCATATACACCATCTTCAATGAGGACTTCAAAAAAGCCTTCAAAAAACTGCTACCCATTTGCCGTAACCATTATGGgtaaaatatacattaaaaaaaaagccattgagAAGTAGTACTCTCCTGTGTGATTGCTGCATTGGCaagtagcaaaaaaaaatattggattttaaaatcataatagctgaagagtgaaaaagaagaaaagaggattTTCTTGTCAGCTAAGGCAGACTTTTTCACATGGACAATGTTGAACTGTCTTCAATTTTTCGCTGCAGTGGAGATTATTAAAAGGTGTCTGTATGCACCAGAAATTGCATCAGGTTGTTGACTGCTTCAGAATCGTTGAAGCAGAGCAAAGTACCAGCAAAGCAAACTGTAAATACTtgttcaaaatatttatttaaaatatactgTGAATAGGTTGTAAAGGTGCAATATTAGTGCAGCTTCAGTGGTCTTGTGTGGTTTAATTGTAACAAACCCTTAAATGatgattttattacatttgatgtgtttaaccagtcatatttctttaaaaatttgTGGTAATTTTTCATTACATTAACCAAGATGCTTAAGTCAGGGGCTGTTGATTGAATTGTTGCAGGAGctgaaaagctgaaaagcaaaaaaaaagaaagaaagaaagaaagaaagaaagaaaaaaattctgctttTCAGAGGCACAATATGTGTTGCATTATACCTGTAATGGTTTCAATTTGATATCTGTGGTCTTTGAATAAAGTATTTTATTCAGCTCTTTTGCTTTTGAACAAGTGatctgttctgtaatgtaaaGCGCATCTTAGACACTTATCTGGAAGtcaaaagaatttaaaaaatatatatatatatatatgagaagccaaaacaaaaatatgaatatgcATGAACTCATAAGGAGATGGCCCACCCATTGCTTTAAGGAAATCTTCAGTTCAACTTGGAATATTGTGATGTTGTCTTAAAACTGTTCCCACTGGGATACTGGACCATTCCTCTAGAGCAATTCAGCTCTTTGATGAAAGAGTTTCCAAGCATCAGTTCTTTTTGAAACTTacaatgtacttttttttttgttgagactTGGTCCCAGAGGAGTAGAAACTAGAGTAGGTTCtatgttaatatttaataacAAAGTTTTATAGTTTTTTAAGGAACTATTCTGTTAAAGCTCATCAGTGAGTTTAAACTTGATCTGAAGCACTTTTTCCTTGAAGTGCATAACATTTCATGAATTGTAACACTGTCATTTCTGCCAGTAGCAGGCAAGAAATTCTGGCATTAAACTATTAGACCTTCTTCAAAATGTGCTAGATCCCTCACGGAGCTTTAGACACTCCCAAACCAAACTAATGGCCTCAACATGCCGTTTGAAGCAGGGGTGTACTAGTAATTAAGGTTCAAATTGATCAGTATGAAACCTTTACTACCATTTTTGTGATTAGTTTCTCAGTCACAAGTCCTTAACtgttccattattttgtccaacccttCACATAAATCAGTGTGTGCTGTTACTGCAACACTGCCACCTTCTGGGCAAAGTCAACTTTCAAGTTGTTAAACTCAATGAAAACTCAAACTCATCACTTTAGATaaaatggttttatttacaaaaatacattcaaatacaatatacacacacacacacacacacacacacacacactacaattGCCcacattaaaactaaaaaaacccaaacaaataaaataaactgaggCTCCTCACATCCACTGACCAGTCTCCCTCTTCACAAATTCAAGTGGCCAGTGGTTCATTCAGACGTAAGCAGTGCGTTCTCGACTGGTTTGTGATGCTGGTTTGTATTGGTGTGCATTCCCCCCTCTTCCACTGGGGCATGAGCTACAGAGGAGCCCTCCTCCGATGACCATGAGACTAGCAGCTCCCCAGCCGATGAAGACAGCCGCACCCAGCTCCCGTTTTTGAGATTGAGGCACCAGTGGGTTGTAGAAGTCTCCTATGACCCTATGGGCAGTCCAGCTTGGTGGGATCAATCCAAGAATCCCAGCTACCAGGAACATGACACCTGCTGCTATGGCAACCCGGGTCTTGGCAGAACCTTCAGCCAGGCAATTGGTGCACTTCCCACCAGCAATGCTGGCAAAAATGGCAACTACAGCAACCAGGAGAGCAATGATCGAGACAGCTCGAGAAGCCTGAAGATCACGTGGTAAAGCCAACATGGAGTCGTAGACTTTACACTGCATTTGACCTGTGCTTTGCACGACACAGCTCATCCACAGGCCTTCCCACATGATCTGTGCTGTCACTATGTTATTCCCAATGAAAGCAGTCACACGCCATAGGGGCAAGGCACAGGACACTACGGCACCCAACCAGCCCAGAGTACCCAAGGTCATGGCAAGCATCTGCAGTCCAATAGACATGCTCTACAAGGAGTCAATCTGGATCAAACCTGATGCGAAAACAGGAACTTCAATTGGTATTAACATATTCGAAGCTGAGGCAAAGCATTCATAAGACACCGGGTAGGACGTAGTAATGAATAAAAGCGCGAAGCATCGCACACTTTAGTGTTTCCAATGTCTTTGGTTT encodes:
- the htr1fb gene encoding 5-hydroxytryptamine receptor 1F, which produces MDLLNCSTLELTGFLVSRMSPGKILLSLTLSLLAVATTAINSLVITAILVTRKLHQPANYLICSLAVTDLLVAVLVMPVSIVYIAEETWVLGPSMCHLWLGVDVTCCTCSILHLAAIALDRYRAITDAVAYSQKRTYRRAAFTIVAVWVLSILVSLPPLVWRRPPSGHDGEDGVMDCLIEHDHVAFTVYSTFGAFYIPLALILVLYYKIYRAAEMLRNRRGSHRSVHHTVSTVTLPEVDSEKDTPLSPGPLSPTSPTEKSISEPSTDGDKIRITAQNLRSFKARRAPGARERRAALTLGLILGAFIVCWLPFFLKEVIVNSCPSCSTSALLADILTWLGYMNSLINPLIYTIFNEDFKKAFKKLLPICRNHYG
- the cldng gene encoding claudin-like protein ZF-A9, coding for MSIGLQMLAMTLGTLGWLGAVVSCALPLWRVTAFIGNNIVTAQIMWEGLWMSCVVQSTGQMQCKVYDSMLALPRDLQASRAVSIIALLVAVVAIFASIAGGKCTNCLAEGSAKTRVAIAAGVMFLVAGILGLIPPSWTAHRVIGDFYNPLVPQSQKRELGAAVFIGWGAASLMVIGGGLLCSSCPSGRGGNAHQYKPASQTSRERTAYV